ACGGCGGTGCCGAACCAACTCTTCCACACTGCATCCATCAAAGTCCATATATAGTATTTAATCCTATCCTTACCGCCCTTCTCTTTCATTATAAGTCGAACCCAGTTATCATGATAGTACCCGATCTTTTCCTTGGAGAGAGCCGGCAAGTCAAGGATCGAATCCTTCCTCTCTTCGAAACCATGTTTATCGGGTATGCCGGCAGGCATGAAACCTTTTTCCTCGCATACAGACCTGAGGACCGTACCCTTATAAGGATAGAATATATTTATGCCGTATGTGGATATCGACGGAAGACCTGCCATAGTCTTTATAGAATCATCTATCATCTCCGCAGTTTCAAAGGGAAGGCCTATTATGCATGACACCATAGTATTGATTCCGTGCCTGTGGCAGGTCTCGAAAGACTTCACAAGCACCTCTCTAGATATATTCCGTTTCATCACTTCGTTCCGGATGTAATCATTGCCCGACTCAACGCTCATCATAAGCGTCTTGCAGCCCGCTCGCTTCAATGACGCACAAACGTCATCATTGATGTGATTGGAGCGGGCCGTACACCAGAAAGGTCTTCTGATGGTCTTCTCATAAATAGCACAGAATTCCGTGATCCACCGTTTGTCGGACAGGAAAAGGTCATCCTGGAAACATAGAAGCTTATCGTTCTGTATCCTGTATTTTGTCAGGGTAGACGTTATCTCGCGCATCACGCTTTCAACGGTCCTGTAGCGCATGCGGTTCGTCGCCATGCCGTATACTTTTCCGAGCGCCTCATTCGAACAGAATGTGCAACGATACGGACACCCTCTGTTAAAATGGAACAGGGCTACGTTCTGCCGGTCGATGATATCCTGATACGGGAAGAGCTCGGTCGCCGGAAATGGCAAGGCGTCGAGATCGGCCATAAGCGGCGCGAGCTGATTCTTCACTATCCCGCCTGAGACCGAGTCCCTGTACGCGAGGTTTGGCACACTGCGCCACTCATCACCCTTTTCCAGTTTCGAGACGAGATCTAAAAGCGAGAACTCGCCTTCACCCATAATGACAGCATCGAGCGGGCTCGCTTCTTCGATCACCACTTCAGGGAATAAGGTGGTAAAGACGCCGCCGCATACGACCAGACACGGATAGGCGCTCTTAATGCGCCGCGCGAGATCCCTTACATAAGGAAACTGGGTCTCGACAGCGGTGAATCCGACCACTGCAGGCTTGCGCGCCTTTATACCATCAAGAACACTTCCGATCTTCTTTACGCTATCTATGTAATTTATCCTGACTTCATGCCCGTTCGCCTTGAGCACGGCGCCTATCGACGCAAGGCCCGGATGATACGGCAGGCCGTGAAACGATGACACATCCGGATATATCAACTCAACCTTCATGCCGTTCCCTTACTTAGATGCGTTAAACTGAGTTTCATACAATCTTCTGTAAACCCCGTTCTTCGACATAAGCTCCGCGTGGCTCCCACCCTCGACGACATTGCCGTTGTCAAGCACCACAATGTTATCGGAGCCTTGTATTGTAGAGAATCTATGCGCTATAAGAATGACCGTCCTGTTCTTGGCAAGCTTATCTATCGCGTTCTGTATCTGCCTTTCGGTCTCACTATCGAGATGGCTCGTCGCCTCATCGAAGATCAGTATCTCGGGGTTCTGCATGATAGCTCTCGCTATCGATATCCTCTGTCTCTGGCCTCCAGAAAGCTTTACCCCGCGTTCTCCGAGTATCGTATCATATCCCTCAGGAAGGCTTTCCAGATACCTGTCGATCTCCGCGATCCGGGCGGCCTTCCTCACCTCTTCATCCGATGCATCGCGGCGACCGAAAGCTATATTTTCTCTTGCAGACGCATTGAATATGAATACGTCCTGCGAAACCAGGCCGATCCTGGTCCTCCATGAATAGAGGTCGATATCCCTGAGATCCGATCCGTCAACCTCTATCCTGCCTTCGGTGATCTCATAAAATCCTAAAACTAGATTGATCATCGTCGTCTTGCCAATACCTGAAGAGCCGACTATCGCAGTCATCTTGCCTTTAGGAATTACGAGCGAAATCCCTTTCAGTATATCCTTTTCGTCCGAATACCCGAAACGTACATTATTGAACCTTATACCTTCCTTAAGAGCCTCAAAGCGTTGCATCCCCGGCCTTTCAAAAGTCACCTCCATTGCCTTGTTGAAATTTTCATAGGAATCGAACGAGCCCAGATAACCGGCTGCCTCGGCCCTGCGGTCCTGAAAACTGCCGAGATCCGTCAATACATTTTTCGATACGTAAAGGTAAGCTACAAGATAGGGTATCACCTTCACGAGATCCAGCCGTGCGACCCTTATAAACAGAAGGAAGAGCGTCAGAAACACTCCCAAGAACGCAACCTGCGTAATCGGCAATAATAATTCCGACTTTTTCAGGATGGAGTAATTATATTCGTAGCACTTATCCGCGATCTCCTTAAATCTTCTCCGCTCACGATCGCCGTCCGAGAATATGCGAATGACACGTATCCCGTTTATGATCTCAAGGACGGTGAAGTTAAAATCGGCTATGGCCCTGTTCACGGATGCGCCCAGCGCCCTTATCGATTTGACGGTCATGCCCAGGGGGATCCTGACCACCGCGAATACTAAAAGGGCGGCTACGGTCCATTGCCATGATATGAAAAATAGTATCATGACATTAACAATCAGTCTGGCGGCCATCGCGAAAATACGAAGTGCGCAGTTTATAAAATTACCTATCCTAGTCGTCTCATTATAAAGGCTATTGACGATATAGCCCGTTTTCGTTGAATCGTAGAACTTCATCCCCGAACGCATCAATTTATCGAAAAGATCCAGCTGCAGGTCCCTGGTGATCAGAAAGCGCTGCTTACTGATCGCGACGTTCCCGAAATAAAAGGCCACGTGTTTCGCCCCGAAAGAGATAATATATACGAGGAGGAGAAGCGATAAGATATCGGTCCTCGCCCAGCCCTTGAAGATGCTATCCAACCCGCTCAATAAAGGTATACCGGAAAAGATCGAATTGCTTCCTATCACACCCTGGAGTATCGGGAATAGCAATCCGATATTAAACATCTCAAGGAACGAGCCAAAGACTACGAATAAGAATATAGAGACGGAAAGGAGGTAGTATTTTTTAAGATAATATATGACCCGTTCTGTCCTATTCATATTTAAGTCCTCACCAGCTTCGACAGCATCCTCTTCACGCCCATCGGAAGATACGGCGCTATCGCGCTCCTGACATTTTGTATCAACGCATACAACGGATAATATTTAGAGTTCCGTCTTGAGTAATGGTCAAGCCTCGTCTCTTTCCGGATCAGATCGGCCCAGCGGCGCCATTCATTATCATGCGCGGAGGTGAGGTTGACGATAGGCTGCCCGCCGTATTCAGCTACCATATCGAGATACTTCTCAACATCCTTAATCAACCCGGAATCTTCGACGCGTCCCCATACAGGCGTCCCCGGCAGAGGCATCAGATAATTGAGCGAATAGTAATGGGCGCCTATCTCTTTCAGAAATTCTATCGTCTCTAAGATGGTTGCGTGCGTCTCCGATGGAGAGCCTATCACAATCTGTACGACGCTGAATAGGCCTATATCTCTCGTTGTCAGCAACGTGACTTCTTTATTTTGCCGGCGCGTTATCCCTTTCCGGTATTCCGACAGTATCCGATCCGATCCGGATTCCTGTCCGTACTCGATCTTTATGCAGCCCGTTTCCTTCAGCCGCCTCAGCAGGCTGGCGTTCACCCTATCGACCCGCGCGCCGGCTATCGTGTAAAACACTTCCAGTTTTTCTCTCTCAAGGGCGTCGCAGAATTCGCGGACCCATTCGGGCTTCGAATTGAACAGCTCATCCGCTATCAGGAAACCGTCAACACCATACATGTCTTTTAGGTATTTCATGTGCCTGATGACATAGTCTGTGCTGTGCTGCCTGATGCCGCGCATGTGCCTGTAACAGAAACTGCATCTGTGGGTGCATCCCCTCGCGGTCACGATAGACACATAGGACCTGCCTTCTCCCACGCGCTCTTTGATCTCGGCATAAAGCGGATTCTCGGCTATCATGCCGCTGTACGCCTTAAAGAGGTCGGTGGTAGAATCAAAGTATCTCTTCAGGTCCACGAGGTGGTATGCCGGGAACGGTATCGTGTCAAGATATGCGACCTGCTCCGCATCCTGATTCTTTAAAACCTTATCGCCGTTCCTGTATGAGATACCCGGCACGCCTTCTAACAGCTTCCCGTATGCGATCTTATCCAAAAATACCGGCAAGCTCGCTTCGGTCTCGCCATGAAACACTACGCCGATAGCTGTCTTATTGAGCAAAAGTCCTGAAACGGATGCAAGCGGCCCGCCGGCTATCTGTATTATACTATTAAACCTTTCCTTAACGGCAAGAGATATCTTCTTGGTCCTCCCGAAAGAGGTTGCGATACCTCCGTACCCTATAACTGACGGCTTAAAATCATCGATTGCTTTGAATATGCCGCTAAAATCGCCGCTATCCATAACCGTGAGCTCAAGATCATCGATATGAGGGTCCAATATCTTCGCCCGGTGTCCAGCACGCTCGATGATCGAGGCTGCATAGAGAAGACCCAGCGGCAGCATCAACCCTCCCGGACCCCTTCTCGATGGTACATTTATGAGCAGTATATTCATCGTTATCCAAATTCCTTCACGTTATCCGAAAATATCTGCCAGAATAACCGATCTCCGGAATTCGGAATTTTTATATATGACTCCGCATACCGTCCATATACCCTGCCATCGATGGCGAGCTCCTTCTCCAGGTCGATTTCAAAACCATCGTTCAAGTTTATCGGATTCTTTTCAAAGATCGACGCTATCCGTTCTATGAGCCTTCCCTGCGGGCTCCTCTTCAGATCATCCGTCGTTATGAATATTATCGGTTTCCCGTAGAGGACTGCAAAGTTGATGGATGAGCTGTTATGCGCCATAACGAAACGTGACTTCTTCACTAGCTCGATCGTCCTTCCTTTGATGACCGGCCGATCCCCGAAATAGCCCGGGTGGTCTTCGTATCTCGATCGCGGATGAGCCGCGACAGTTATCTTTATGCCCAATCTATTTTCAAGATGGTCGAAGAAATCACGCAAAAGCGGAAAATATTCTTCGGCCGTAGAGTACGGTTTTTCATTCCGTATTATATATTCCGGATGAAAACAAACATCCTCATCCAGGAATACTCCCGTCATGCTATCCGTCGAAATGTTCGCCTTTCCCTCCCTGAGATAGATATCGTAATCGAGCGTATGGATCGGGATCGTCTTCGTGCTATTGTCTCTAGGGTAGAA
The genomic region above belongs to Candidatus Omnitrophota bacterium and contains:
- a CDS encoding ABC transporter ATP-binding protein codes for the protein MNRTERVIYYLKKYYLLSVSIFLFVVFGSFLEMFNIGLLFPILQGVIGSNSIFSGIPLLSGLDSIFKGWARTDILSLLLLVYIISFGAKHVAFYFGNVAISKQRFLITRDLQLDLFDKLMRSGMKFYDSTKTGYIVNSLYNETTRIGNFINCALRIFAMAARLIVNVMILFFISWQWTVAALLVFAVVRIPLGMTVKSIRALGASVNRAIADFNFTVLEIINGIRVIRIFSDGDRERRRFKEIADKCYEYNYSILKKSELLLPITQVAFLGVFLTLFLLFIRVARLDLVKVIPYLVAYLYVSKNVLTDLGSFQDRRAEAAGYLGSFDSYENFNKAMEVTFERPGMQRFEALKEGIRFNNVRFGYSDEKDILKGISLVIPKGKMTAIVGSSGIGKTTMINLVLGFYEITEGRIEVDGSDLRDIDLYSWRTRIGLVSQDVFIFNASARENIAFGRRDASDEEVRKAARIAEIDRYLESLPEGYDTILGERGVKLSGGQRQRISIARAIMQNPEILIFDEATSHLDSETERQIQNAIDKLAKNRTVILIAHRFSTIQGSDNIVVLDNGNVVEGGSHAELMSKNGVYRRLYETQFNASK
- a CDS encoding radical SAM protein, producing the protein MNILLINVPSRRGPGGLMLPLGLLYAASIIERAGHRAKILDPHIDDLELTVMDSGDFSGIFKAIDDFKPSVIGYGGIATSFGRTKKISLAVKERFNSIIQIAGGPLASVSGLLLNKTAIGVVFHGETEASLPVFLDKIAYGKLLEGVPGISYRNGDKVLKNQDAEQVAYLDTIPFPAYHLVDLKRYFDSTTDLFKAYSGMIAENPLYAEIKERVGEGRSYVSIVTARGCTHRCSFCYRHMRGIRQHSTDYVIRHMKYLKDMYGVDGFLIADELFNSKPEWVREFCDALEREKLEVFYTIAGARVDRVNASLLRRLKETGCIKIEYGQESGSDRILSEYRKGITRRQNKEVTLLTTRDIGLFSVVQIVIGSPSETHATILETIEFLKEIGAHYYSLNYLMPLPGTPVWGRVEDSGLIKDVEKYLDMVAEYGGQPIVNLTSAHDNEWRRWADLIRKETRLDHYSRRNSKYYPLYALIQNVRSAIAPYLPMGVKRMLSKLVRT
- a CDS encoding radical SAM protein — encoded protein: MKVELIYPDVSSFHGLPYHPGLASIGAVLKANGHEVRINYIDSVKKIGSVLDGIKARKPAVVGFTAVETQFPYVRDLARRIKSAYPCLVVCGGVFTTLFPEVVIEEASPLDAVIMGEGEFSLLDLVSKLEKGDEWRSVPNLAYRDSVSGGIVKNQLAPLMADLDALPFPATELFPYQDIIDRQNVALFHFNRGCPYRCTFCSNEALGKVYGMATNRMRYRTVESVMREITSTLTKYRIQNDKLLCFQDDLFLSDKRWITEFCAIYEKTIRRPFWCTARSNHINDDVCASLKRAGCKTLMMSVESGNDYIRNEVMKRNISREVLVKSFETCHRHGINTMVSCIIGLPFETAEMIDDSIKTMAGLPSISTYGINIFYPYKGTVLRSVCEEKGFMPAGIPDKHGFEERKDSILDLPALSKEKIGYYHDNWVRLIMKEKGGKDRIKYYIWTLMDAVWKSWFGTAVKSAFNNKVGRRLKQYVVKIVWNRY